A region from the Streptomyces lydicus genome encodes:
- a CDS encoding DUF5994 family protein: MTTTTPYTPTAEDRTSSVPLRLMLAPAGTAPALLDGAWWPRSRDLTAELPALTAALDPLWGRITHVTVNPTFWPVIPRKVPVDGHVVGVGWFTAEQDPHKLLLLSYSVGRWDLLVIPPETSPATAARLMTEAADPLGTLTASALMDEAEQRRIVEEKELSLLSVWDSEGGHGASLPTSRSPARAVIAQASGATEAI, translated from the coding sequence ATGACCACGACGACTCCATATACGCCGACGGCCGAAGACCGGACCTCTTCGGTGCCCCTGCGACTCATGCTGGCACCGGCCGGCACCGCTCCGGCTCTGCTCGACGGTGCGTGGTGGCCCCGCTCCCGCGACCTCACGGCGGAGCTTCCCGCACTGACGGCGGCCCTTGACCCGCTGTGGGGGCGGATCACCCACGTCACGGTGAACCCCACCTTCTGGCCGGTCATCCCACGGAAGGTGCCCGTCGACGGGCATGTAGTGGGTGTCGGCTGGTTCACGGCCGAGCAAGACCCGCACAAGCTGCTGCTGCTCTCCTATAGCGTCGGCCGCTGGGACCTGCTGGTCATCCCACCGGAGACCAGCCCGGCCACCGCCGCCCGGCTCATGACCGAGGCCGCCGATCCACTGGGCACCCTCACCGCGAGTGCCCTGATGGACGAAGCGGAGCAACGCCGGATCGTGGAGGAGAAGGAACTGTCCCTGCTCTCGGTCTGGGACTCCGAAGGCGGTCATGGAGCAAGTCTTCCGACCTCTCGTTCCCCCGCCCGAGCCGTCATTGCTCAGGCATCAGGCGCGACGGAAGCTATCTGA
- a CDS encoding YjbQ family protein: protein MAGTFTTRTITMATGVTETMHDLTNACSAFLREAAHGRNGLLNVFTSHPTSGLAVIETGAGSDDDLLAALRGILPADNRRGDRHGGPGQGSGHVLAALVPPHATLPVVEGELELGTSQSVVLVNTDRDGPERQVRLSFLG from the coding sequence ATGGCTGGCACCTTCACCACCCGCACCATCACCATGGCAACCGGCGTCACTGAGACCATGCACGACCTGACGAACGCATGCTCCGCGTTCCTCCGGGAGGCCGCACACGGGCGAAACGGACTGCTGAACGTTTTCACCTCGCACCCGACGTCCGGCCTGGCCGTCATCGAGACCGGCGCGGGCAGTGACGATGACCTGTTGGCAGCCCTCCGCGGCATTCTTCCCGCGGACAACCGCCGGGGGGACCGCCACGGTGGTCCAGGCCAGGGCAGCGGCCATGTGCTCGCGGCTCTGGTGCCGCCACACGCCACGTTGCCCGTGGTCGAAGGCGAGCTGGAGCTGGGGACCTCGCAGTCCGTCGTCCTGGTGAACACCGACCGGGACGGCCCTGAGCGCCAGGTCCGGCTGTCCTTCCTCGGCTGA